Proteins encoded together in one Polaribacter reichenbachii window:
- a CDS encoding methionine synthase — protein MKKLLPTSTVGSLPKPAWLATPEKLWSPWKLKGDKLLEGKQDALRISLQEQQLAGLDIICDGEQTRQHFVTTFIESLSGVDFENRKVVKIRDRYDASVPVVYGDVARRKSVFVDDAKFLRKQTNKPIKWALPGPMTMVDTLYDNHYKSREKLAWEFAKALNEEAKELQDAGVDIIQFDEPAFNVFFEEVNDWGMAVLERAIDGLDCETAVHICYGYGIKANNDWKKTLGSEWRQYEEIFPKIQNSNIDIVSLECQNSGVPMDLIELIRGKKIMVGAIDVATNSIETPEEVADTLRKALEFVDIENLYPCTNCGMAPLSRNIAQDKLNALTAGTEIIRKEFSL, from the coding sequence ATGAAAAAATTATTACCAACATCAACAGTTGGAAGTTTACCCAAACCTGCTTGGTTGGCAACGCCCGAAAAACTTTGGTCGCCTTGGAAATTAAAAGGCGACAAATTACTTGAAGGAAAACAAGATGCCTTACGTATTTCGTTACAAGAACAACAATTAGCAGGTCTTGATATTATCTGCGATGGCGAACAAACACGCCAACATTTTGTAACAACGTTTATAGAATCTTTAAGTGGTGTTGATTTTGAAAATCGTAAAGTTGTAAAAATTCGTGACCGTTATGATGCAAGTGTTCCTGTAGTTTATGGTGATGTTGCTCGTCGAAAATCAGTTTTTGTTGATGATGCTAAATTTTTACGCAAACAGACCAATAAGCCTATAAAATGGGCATTACCAGGACCAATGACAATGGTTGACACTTTGTATGACAACCATTACAAAAGCCGAGAGAAATTGGCGTGGGAATTTGCTAAAGCACTCAATGAAGAAGCCAAAGAACTACAAGATGCAGGTGTAGATATTATTCAGTTTGATGAACCAGCGTTTAATGTTTTTTTTGAAGAAGTTAACGATTGGGGAATGGCAGTATTAGAAAGAGCTATTGATGGTTTAGATTGCGAAACTGCAGTTCATATTTGTTATGGTTACGGAATAAAAGCCAATAATGATTGGAAAAAGACATTGGGTTCTGAGTGGAGACAATACGAAGAAATTTTCCCTAAAATTCAGAATTCTAATATTGACATTGTGTCTTTAGAATGTCAAAACTCGGGAGTGCCTATGGATTTAATTGAACTGATTCGTGGAAAAAAAATAATGGTCGGTGCAATAGATGTGGCAACCAACAGCATTGAAACACCCGAAGAGGTAGCTGACACATTACGTAAAGCTCTTGAGTTTGTAGATATCGAAAATCTTTACCCTTGTACAAATTGTGGTATGGCTCCTTTATCTAGAAATATAGCTCAAGACAAGTTAAATGCTTTAACAGCAGGAACAGAAATTATACGTAAAGAATTTTCGCTTTGA
- a CDS encoding DUF1852 domain-containing protein, producing MKSILSNNSSTKESKAIKSPHSTTKDNITFIIKNNYFNENYIPSSNTRRTTNFANLARGANRQENLRNTIQMINNRFNSLAKWDNANNDRYSVELEIISVDIDIDNSGATFPSIEVLKTHINDHKTGNRIEGIVGNNFSSYVRDYDFSVLLSEYNKDKEQYSIPDGFGELHGNIFKCFVNSETYKKHFTKPPVICLSVSSNKTYQRSGNHHPILGFEYKSNKSSLTEDYFAKMGLKVRYFIPPNSVAPLAFYFFGDLLADYTNLELISTISTMETFQKIYRPEIYNANAVAGLSYNPSLNNQDHSLTKISYNREERTRLGIEQGKFAEKHFIKPYKSFLEQWSSNFTI from the coding sequence ATGAAATCGATCTTATCAAACAATTCAAGTACAAAAGAAAGCAAGGCTATTAAAAGCCCTCATAGTACAACCAAGGATAACATTACATTCATAATAAAGAATAATTATTTCAACGAAAACTATATTCCTTCTAGCAATACACGTAGAACAACCAACTTTGCCAACTTAGCTAGAGGTGCAAATCGTCAAGAAAACTTACGCAATACTATTCAAATGATTAATAATCGTTTTAATAGCTTGGCTAAATGGGATAATGCAAATAACGATAGATATTCGGTTGAATTGGAAATTATTTCTGTTGATATCGATATTGATAATAGTGGAGCAACATTTCCATCAATTGAGGTTTTAAAAACACACATTAACGACCATAAAACAGGTAACCGTATTGAAGGTATTGTTGGAAATAACTTTTCTTCTTATGTGCGTGATTATGATTTTAGCGTATTACTTTCAGAATATAATAAAGATAAAGAACAGTATAGCATTCCTGATGGTTTTGGTGAATTACACGGTAATATATTTAAGTGTTTTGTGAATTCAGAAACCTATAAAAAACACTTTACAAAACCACCTGTAATCTGTTTAAGTGTATCAAGTAATAAAACCTATCAGCGTTCAGGAAATCATCACCCTATATTAGGTTTTGAATACAAGAGTAACAAATCTTCTTTAACAGAAGATTATTTCGCAAAAATGGGCTTAAAGGTTCGCTATTTTATACCCCCTAACAGTGTTGCACCTCTGGCATTTTATTTCTTTGGTGACTTATTAGCTGATTACACCAACCTTGAATTAATTAGTACCATTAGCACAATGGAAACATTTCAAAAAATTTATAGGCCAGAAATTTATAATGCTAATGCTGTTGCAGGGCTAAGTTATAATCCTAGCTTGAATAACCAAGACCATTCCTTAACAAAAATTTCATACAACCGAGAAGAGCGCACTAGATTAGGAATTGAGCAAGGTAAATTTGCTGAGAAGCATTTTATTAAGCCTTATAAAAGTTTCTTAGAACAGTGGTCTTCTAATTTCACTATTTAA
- a CDS encoding Lrp/AsnC family transcriptional regulator, which yields MKKTDNYSLENLDMVDLKLLRILQNNAKLTTKEIAARVNLSPTPVYERIRRFEKEGLIEKYTAIVNAEKVGKKLTVFCNITLKEHTKEIGNKFVKDIVSLKEVVECYNISGDYDFLLKIMVDDMKHYQSFVINELGSVKNIGSAHSTFVIGVIKHSYTVPI from the coding sequence ATGAAAAAAACAGATAATTACTCTTTAGAAAACTTAGATATGGTTGACTTGAAGTTGCTTAGAATACTTCAAAATAATGCAAAATTGACGACTAAAGAAATAGCGGCTCGTGTAAATTTATCTCCTACACCTGTTTATGAAAGAATTAGACGATTCGAAAAAGAAGGCTTAATAGAAAAATATACAGCCATTGTAAATGCTGAAAAAGTGGGTAAAAAATTAACTGTCTTTTGTAATATTACTTTAAAGGAACATACAAAAGAAATAGGAAACAAGTTTGTAAAGGATATTGTTTCTCTTAAAGAAGTAGTTGAATGTTACAATATTTCAGGGGATTATGATTTCTTATTAAAAATTATGGTTGATGATATGAAACACTATCAATCTTTTGTCATTAATGAGTTAGGTTCGGTAAAAAATATAGGAAGTGCACACAGCACTTTTGTTATAGGAGTTATAAAACATAGTTATACAGTGCCTATATAA
- a CDS encoding serine hydrolase domain-containing protein, with protein MKNALYLKYLFILITVLSLNSQSEIFAQNFESKIDSILLEKYLPNTPGATFLISKNGNIVYKKAFGLSNLELNLPMHTENVFEIASMTKQFTAVSILMLVEKGKLNLDDEITKFIPDYPTNGHKITVHHLLTHTSGIKDFTRVKGLNTISTQDLTPLELIDFFKNEPMDFLPADKFKYNNSGYVILGYIIEKVTGQHYANFVEEQIFKRIGMTSSQYGSHRKVIKNRASGYHNKNGYVNRRQVSYSFAYSAGALMSNVNDMFTWQEAIKNNLLISKETAKKAFTNYTLNNGEHINYGYGWHIKEINGVATREHGGHFFGFKSMGVYLPDYDIYVVGLNNCDCNSPTKITREIAELAMKTLN; from the coding sequence ATGAAAAACGCTCTTTATTTAAAGTACCTATTCATCTTAATTACAGTTTTATCTCTTAATTCACAATCTGAAATCTTTGCACAAAATTTCGAATCCAAAATTGACAGTATACTCCTGGAAAAATACCTGCCTAATACTCCAGGAGCAACCTTCTTAATTTCTAAAAATGGCAATATCGTTTATAAAAAAGCTTTTGGTCTTTCAAATCTTGAGTTAAATCTTCCAATGCATACGGAAAATGTTTTCGAAATAGCCTCTATGACAAAACAGTTTACAGCAGTATCTATTTTAATGCTTGTAGAAAAAGGCAAACTGAATTTGGATGATGAAATAACTAAATTCATTCCTGATTACCCAACAAATGGACATAAAATTACAGTTCATCATTTATTAACACACACATCAGGAATTAAAGATTTCACCAGAGTTAAGGGATTAAATACAATTTCGACACAAGATTTAACACCTTTAGAGCTAATAGACTTTTTTAAAAATGAACCTATGGATTTTCTTCCAGCAGATAAATTTAAATATAATAATTCAGGATATGTAATATTAGGCTATATCATTGAAAAAGTAACTGGACAACATTATGCTAATTTTGTTGAAGAACAAATTTTTAAAAGAATAGGAATGACGTCTTCACAATATGGAAGTCATAGAAAAGTTATTAAAAACAGAGCTTCAGGTTACCATAATAAAAATGGTTATGTTAATCGTAGACAAGTAAGCTATTCTTTTGCCTATTCTGCAGGTGCATTGATGTCTAACGTCAATGATATGTTTACTTGGCAAGAAGCCATAAAAAACAACCTTCTAATTAGCAAAGAAACAGCTAAAAAAGCATTTACGAACTATACATTGAATAACGGAGAGCATATTAACTATGGTTATGGATGGCACATTAAAGAAATAAATGGAGTTGCTACCAGAGAACATGGTGGACACTTTTTCGGATTCAAGTCTATGGGTGTATATCTTCCTGATTATGATATTTATGTTGTTGGACTGAATAACTGCGATTGTAATTCTCCAACAAAAATCACCAGAGAAATAGCAGAATTGGCAATGAAAACATTAAATTAA